The Brassica oleracea var. oleracea cultivar TO1000 chromosome C6, BOL, whole genome shotgun sequence genomic interval TATCAAATGTGGTAGATCAACTGGAAAATACCACAGATAAAGTTTATAAAAAGTCGAGTGATATTTGGGTTGAAATTAATATTACATGTTGTGGTTTCAAATATAAGAGATTAGATTACGAGCTTCAGTTTAAGAACTTGTGTAATTAAATAAACGAAACCAGAAAGATTTAAAGAAAGTTATGCTAATTAATCCATTTTAGATTTTTATTCTCATACTTGGTAGTCATTTTTCTTTCATGTGTATCTAATTATTTGTTGTGTGTGTGGGTTGGTTATGTTCTCAGATGATGATATCAAAGAAATTGTGAGTCATGTGCCCAAGGGATGTTCCTTTACATTCGTCTCCGACTCTTGTCATAGTGGTGGTCTCATTGACTCAGCCAAGGAGCAAATAGGAGAGAGCTTTAAAAAGAAGTCCAATAAAAAGTTTAAATGCCTTTTTGGACTCTTTTGTTCCAAAGGTACAACAAGTGAGGCTGAATCAAAAGAAGAAACGCCCATCAAGATTGATGATGATGAAAACGATGTCAATGGCAGAAACAGATTTCTACCACTGCAGACTTCAATCAAGATGCTGAAGCAAGCTACAGGAAGAGATGATATCAAAGAGGGGAATATAAGGACGACCCTTTTCGATTTGTTTGGAGAAGATGCATCCCCAAAGGTGAGGAAGTTCATGAAGGTGATATTAAGCAATATGCAAGAGAGTACTGGTGAGGGTTTGATGTTGAGGAGCCTTGCGAAACAAGCAATAATTCTTCTGAAGGATAAGTTAAATGATGAAGAATATTTGAAACCTGCGATGGAGACACAAGTCAAGAGCAAGAAAGAGGTTTATGCAGGGGCGATTAATGGTGGACTTGGGAGCAATGGTATTCTGCTTAGTGGGTGCCAAACTAATCAAGTTTCAGCTGACGTTGGCTCTAAAGACAAGGCCTATGGAGCATTCACCAATTCATTACAGATCATACTTGCTGAAACAAAAGGTAAGATCAGTTACAAAGAGTTGGTTTTAAAGTCCAGGAAGTATCTTGAAAAACAGGGATATCCTCAACGACCAGGGTTGTATTGCAGCGATAGTTACGTGAATGCTCCATTCATATGTTAAAAGAACTCTTCATGTTTGTAGTGTTCTCTTAAAATACTTGGAGTTTGAAGTCGAACAAGTAATTGTTGTGGTTTATGTGTTGTTTGTTATAAACTCAAGAGTTTAATACTAGTACAAGCAACTCTTAGGACTAGTCTCTCATCTTTTATCACATACATTGACTGGAAGTAGCAGCAAAGACAAGACACAGCAAAAATCTTTAGTCTTACTAACTTTAAAATTAAAGTATTGGGGGAACCAGACAGAGTTGTTTTAAAATAGATAGATAGGTTTTATAGAGACAAAAGAACAAAAACATAGCTGCCTCGTTAATGTCCTTTGTGTGCAACGCTTTCAATCTCTATGTTCTTTAGTTTTTCGAACAAAACCAACTGTTTCACAAAACCAATGGTGAAAAGTCAAAACCTCCAGGTTTCCAGTGTCTATGGCAGCATGTTTCAAGCTTTCCTTCTCCTTTTCTGCAATGGCAGCATCAAGCTCCTGAGAAGAAAGTACAAAATAAGTTTCACAGACATTTAACTTTCAAATCAACAACATATGAAACAACACACTACCTTCTTTTGGTTGTCTATTACATTTTGAAGAGCTTTCATCCTC includes:
- the LOC106298947 gene encoding metacaspase-5-like, with product MVKKAVLIGINYPGTEGELVGCINDVKRMHKSLVELYGFSEENIVELIDTEESKTQPTGKNIRQAFWDLVGSAQPGDVLFVHYSGHGTRLPPETGEDDDTGYDECIVPSDINYITDDDIKEIVSHVPKGCSFTFVSDSCHSGGLIDSAKEQIGESFKKKSNKKFKCLFGLFCSKGTTSEAESKEETPIKIDDDENDVNGRNRFLPLQTSIKMLKQATGRDDIKEGNIRTTLFDLFGEDASPKVRKFMKVILSNMQESTGEGLMLRSLAKQAIILLKDKLNDEEYLKPAMETQVKSKKEVYAGAINGGLGSNGILLSGCQTNQVSADVGSKDKAYGAFTNSLQIILAETKGKISYKELVLKSRKYLEKQGYPQRPGLYCSDSYVNAPFIC